From a region of the Labrus mixtus chromosome 5, fLabMix1.1, whole genome shotgun sequence genome:
- the rtkna gene encoding rhotekin isoform X4 gives MFCRNQTARATVARGSALEMEIRRGKFRKSVFLDTSQDSDIQKKIDHEIRMRDGACKLLAACSQKDQTLEAAKSLQTCSTRIMAYMSELQRMKEAQVMQKVPRRSSDAGPMDDRLPCKGKVAISDLRIPLMWKDTEYFKNKGELHRCAVFCLLQLGGEIFDTEMVIVDRTLTDICFDNTIVFNEASPGFDLRVELYSCCSEDDYSAGSTPRKLASKLSSSLGRSAGKKLRAAMEPGPCSPVSNGGATPLLLPVPSVPGPKYHLLAHTTLSLSHAQDSFRTHDLTISGNEECSYWLPLYGSMCCRLAAQPHCMTQQMMSGCLKVKQLGGDPQSWTKVYAVLKGTSLFCYHQQEDVEANVEPACTIAINKETRIRASEKDPHSKVQNICISNHYGGEEVTHTLTTDSREDTHRWMEAFWQHFYDMSLWKQCCDDLMKIELPSPRKPAPLTPKQGSLYHEMAPLATPSCEGLLLQENAVSAEIRALLSSYYNDSY, from the exons GACAGCGACATCCAGAAGAAGATCGACCATGAGATCCGGATGCGCGACGGGGCCTGCAAGCTGCTGGCGGCCTGCTCCCAGAAAGATCAGACACTGGAGGCGGCGAAGAGCCTTCAGACCTGCAGCACTCGAATCATGGCCTACATGTCAGAACtgcagaggatgaaggaggcgCAGGTCATGCAGAAAGTCCCGCGGAGGTCATCGGATGCAGGGCCGATGGATGACAGACTCCCGTGCAAAGGAAAAGTGGCCATATCAG ATCTTCGGATCCCTCTCATGTGGAAAGACACGGAGTACTTCAAGAACAAAGGCG AGCTTCACAGATGTGCGGTGTTCTGCCTGCTGCAGCTTGGGGGAGAGATCTTTGACACAGAAATGGTGATCGTGGACCGGACGCTCACAGATATTTGTTTTGACAACACCATAGTATT TAATGAAGCCAGTCCAGGTTTTGACCTGCGTGTTGAGCTGTACAGCTGCTGCTCCGAGGACGACTACTCAGCAGGGAGCACGCCGAGGAAACTAGCCAGTAAACTGAGCTCCTCACTGGGGCGATCGGCCGGAAAGAAGTTGAGGGCGGCCATGGAGCCAGGACCTTGTAGTCCTGTTAGTAATGGAGGGGCAactcctctcctgctgcctgTTCCCTCTGTACC CGGCCCCAAGTACCACCTCTTAGCTCATACCACCCTGTCACTGTCACATGCCCAGGACAGCTTTCGCACTCACGACCTCACCATCTCAGGCAATG AGGAGTGTTCCTATTGGCTGCCTCTCTATGGCAGTATGTGTTGCCGCCTGGCAGCTCAGCCACACTGCATGACCCAACAGATGATGAGTGGATGTTTGAAAGTGAAG CAGTTGGGAGGTGACCCTCAGAGTTGGACTAAAGTGTACGCCGTCCTAAAAGGAACAAGCCTTTTCTGCTACCACCAGCAAGAAGATGTGGAGGCCAATGTAGAGCCGGCTTGCACCATTGCCATAAACAAG GAGACCAGAATACGCGCATCAGAGAAGGACCCTCACAGTAAAGTTCAGAATATCTGTATCAGTAACCATTACGGGGGTGAGgaggtcacacacactctcaccacAGACAGCCGTGAGGACACACACCGGTGGATGGAGGCCTTTTGGCAACATTTCTATGACATGA GCCTATGGAAGCAGTGCTGTGATGACTTAATGAAAATTGAACTGCCATCCCCGAGGAAACCGGCTCCTCTCACACCAAAACAAGGCTCACTCTATCATGAAATGG CCCCTCTTGCCACTCCCTCCTGTGAGGGTCTTCTGCTGCAGGAAAACGCTGTGTCTGCTGAGATTCGTGCACTGCTCTCGTCCTATTACAACGACAG TTATTGA